GTAGCCATAGACAGTCGTTTAACTAAAAAGGTTTGAGGAGCATCGAAAAAACTGGTCCAACCAGGTTTACCTTTGGCTATAGTAGAAATTCCCTTTCTTTGAGGAATGGCAGAAGCGAAAACTTTTATTCAAAACGTTCTGGGCATTGATGGCCGAAATGCTAGCACAAGCAGGGGCGAACTACCCATGGCTAGCAGTTTTTTCTGTCCGcttctgctgttttttctttgGATAGTTTCCTTAAGTACGAATGTGAGTAGCCTTTTAACAAAACTTTCTAACTTCCTCATGCTTCCAGTCATTTTGGGTTGCATATGCGTGTGCTGCAAGTTTGTGAAATCGGAATCTTTTACCAGCTACGACTCCGACAGCTTTGAGCTGCAGCAGGTTCATATCCTGGAGCCGACACTTGGGCATGTCAAAGGATGTGCGTGCCTGGAGTGTCTGCATCGCCAGTTATCCACGGAGTTCGAGCAAATAAAtggaaagtaaataaaatatatagggATTAGTAGCTGCCGTACATTACTTTTATTCTAGCTTATAAAATCTTTAGCTTGTTTCGATTCGTATTCAGAGTACCTTTAACATTCGTCGGGTCATAAGATATCCCTGTTGCTAATATCGAATTAACTAAAAGCACTGCTCTTCTAGAACTGGGAACTAAATTACCTTCATATTTGGtacattttgtttctttttttggaatGAGTTATGAAATACGGAATACTGGGGCTCTCAGTAAGCTTAAGCGGACTTGACCTCCGACTTAGATAAAGTCAGTACATCCTCTTGTACGGGAGACAAAGTTAGCTTTAGGTTATATTCCTTGACCAATTTGCAAGTGGTGTCGAACTGAGCGTCCGAAAAGGATTTACGGGAAAAGGTCACTTTCTGATCTGAACCGTTCTTGAACTGCCTAATCACATCTTCCATGCTGTCTTTGAAATCCTGTTCCTTTGCTTCTTTCTCCAGCTGAGCGGCCGTTTTACGGACTTCTGGCTTTGAATTATTTACCGACAAGGCACGTGTCCATAGATCGCGAGTGGCCTCCTTATACTTGCTAATTCTCTTGTTCATGCTGATGATCTCATCGCTGATCTCCTTGTTCTCCGGCTGCTTGGACTGCGCCTGCAGGAAGGCCTTGCGGGCCACGTCGTACTCGCCCAGGGCGGCCAGAGCGCGTCCCTCCTGGTAGAGCGCCTTGCAGGATGGATTCTCCACTGTCAGGTGCCGCAGGGCCTTCATCATGATGCAAGCGCGCTTCGGCTTATTCAGCTTGTTGTAAACGATCATTAGGTTTGTCTGCGGAAAGTGACTTGGTCAAGATCTTGGTAGATTTGCATCCTACAAGCCCACTAGGGCCACTTACGTTTAGGGTAATAAGCAGTTCAGTTTGCTTGTGCTCCTCCTCATCATTGGCCATTCGGCAGTAGTTCAGGGAGCTCACCGCCCGTTCAAAGGCAGTGGCCGCATCGCGATAACGCCCGCGCTTCACGCAGTCCTTGCCATGTAAGTGCAAGTCCTGTGCCTTGGGATAGACCACACAGAACTTGTCGCGGTCTTCCTTGGGGATAGCATCGATGCCCTCAGCATCTCCTATGAGCGAGTAGTCAATAACCTCCACCTTGAAGAGCGCATCCGCCTTGGGCTTGATCCTTGGCGGACAACCGAGTTCTCCGAAGAGCAGCTTGTAGGAGATAATGAACTCGGCCTGCTCGTAAGGACGCATGGTGCGCACGGCAGCCTCCAGGCCTTCAACCACCGTTCCCTGGCCAGTTTCAAACTCGAATTTGGTGCCCCGCAGCAAGGAGGAGTCAAAGGGAGCGGACTCGCCCTCCCAGTAGCCACTGTAGCGAACAGAGACCCTCGCCTTGATCGGCACAGCATCCCGATCCACGTGACCGGTGCGAGTGATCCGCTTGTAAATGTGTTCGTCGATCTCGCTCATCAGGGCACGCAGTTCGTCGAAGGAATGGTTCCACGGGGAACGCAGCTCCTCGTTGTCCACATCCTCCGCATCTTCGTAGTCACTTTCGCTGTCGAGACCCAGATCCCTGGTATTGTTTTTCTGCGACATGTCCAACTCGAATTCAGCGCCTTTTTCCACGAGATCGCTGCAGGAGTCGCAAATTAATGATTACAACCACGTGCTCATTAGTGCTGTGATATCTTAGTACTCACGAAAAGGACAAGGGATTCTTGAGCAACTGGGTGGTGAAGGGCTGGAAGTTTTCCTCCATTTTCTCAAAATATCCAGATTATTTATTGAACGAACTGCGGAATTCGCTGATTTGGCGCTTTTCTTTTGGATGCTTCATATAACGGAGCTTTTCAGCGATGGTATCTGGCCTTTGTCGATATCGATTGCGAGCTTTTGGTCAGAAGTTATCGGATTCAAACTAAGTTGTCAAAACAAAGAATAGCGAGACAAGGAATtagataattttattttgagtcATTCTGCGACCGAGATATATTCCCAAACTGACTCGGCAATAATGAAACAAAAGCCAAgattaaaagcaaattgtttCCGCTTGCCAAACCAATGGAACGAAGATAGTTTCAACGAGATGGCTTTACTTATGTACGATTTATaagaattttttatttaaaactgaaCACTTATCGCTCTCCAACTACAAGCACTCCAATGAGAGAATTTTTGGTGTGTGTAACAATAAAAAACTAGGAAACATAATGAGGAATGCATTCTTAATGGCCTTGTGTAGTGCTCACCGTGCGATATGGTATGGCTATGAGTTGTATATTAAAGAAGGGCTATTCTAAGCAATGATCAATACAATGGTAAACGAATGCTCTCCGTTCACTTCTTCAACAGCTTGCTCATGTCCTTGTTCTGCTTGTGGATCTTTAAGTCGACGTCCTCGATTTTGTAGTTCATGTTATCTAGCAATTCGTTTTGCGACTCAATTTCGCCACCCAGATCGGTGGCCAGCATCTTCAGCACCGACAGGTTGCTGCACATCTCCTCCAGATTGGAATCGATCTGAGCCTGGAAGGGATTGGCCGCCTGCCGCTGGGGATGGTAGGTGCTGCTGGGATCACCCCGCAGCTGGCTAACTGGATGATTGTCGTACCGCTCCGCTGGTGAAAGCGGTGCCGAAGGGCTAGCACCGCCACAGGCACCCATATTAATGTTGCTATTGGCCTCCTGGGAGGACTGACTGCCCGTGGGCGAACCAGTCGCGGTGGGGGGTTGATCCCTGTTGCCCGAGAGGTAGTTCTTGAGGCCACCGAAGACACTCTTTAGGCCAGTCAAATGGCGCTGGCTAAAGCGCAGCGTGGAGCTGATCTCGTCCAGCTGATGTGATGTCTTTTCCAACTGCTCACGTTGTTTGGCTAGCTCGACGGCCGTAGCCTTGCCCACTTCCTGAGTTTCGTAGAGCAGACCTGAATGTTGTAAGagataaatgtattaataacGCCCCTTAATTGGCTGGCAATTGACCCCTTGGTTACCCAAGCTCTTGTTGGTGGAGTCCAGAGTTCGCTGCTCAATGGCCCTTCGCTTCTCAGCATAGGCCAGCCGCTGTGCGGCCACTGATGGCGACGAGGTTATCtcgtcctcgtcatcgtcatccaTATCGAAGGGATTGGTGCTCCTCTGCTGCGGAAGCTTTGCTGCTCCCGTCCGTTTGTTCTGCAGGAAGAGGTCGTCGTCCACGTCCTCGAATCTGTCCACGTCATCGAAGTGGTTGTGCACTGGCTGCAGGTAGTTATGGGCCATTTCTTTGGGCAAGAGAAACTTCCAAAATGTCGaattttgttgtgttttcgtaaacttttattttctttgttgttgtttggagcTATCGATTGCTGTAGGGATGATACGAATGTAGTAGCTATATGTAATTCAATCGACTTCTGAAATATCTTAGAATGCTGGAGAcctcataaaaataattttatataactgaaataatttttaaaaattaatttgtatgcaaGAAAACTTGTAGCTTAATTCAAAAAGTGATAAACcatataatgaaataattaggAATGCCCCTACTGGGCATCTAGCGGGGGAAAAAAGCGGCGTGCCATCTCTGACGGATATCGAACCAGCGTTCCGTCAATTTTCCAGCAGGCGTCGCAGTTTTTGTAACGTTTGGAACTGACCAAGACGGAAGCTTTAGTTTAATTTAGCAAATTGTCGCAGCCGAACGTCACAGGTTTCAGGACACGAATCGGCGGAGGAAATCACCAAAACATCACCACATGCATAGCACATCGCACTTTGTGGCCGCGTCATTCGCGGCACTGCTTCTGCTGGCGGCGACTGCGCagtcggcggcggcagcgcAGTCAGGACTGCAGCCAGGTGGCAAGTTAATCGAGTTGGACGAGGACAACTGGCACCTGATGCTCCAGGGCGAATGGATGATCGAGTTGTGAGTGTGAAAGGGTAGCTCTGAGTAGTGCATACCCACATGAAACCACGCTGCCCCTGACGTAACGAGAAGGGGCGTGGTGCGCCGGCTTTCTTTAGCCGGCAAGCTTCATTCGTTCTCCGGAATTCCACACATTCCTTTGTGGTGACTATGACTCATCGGCAGCTGTACTAAACATATGTTTCTCCCTGTTTTCACAGCTTTGCTCCATGGTGCCCGGCCTGCAAGAATCTGGCTCCCACCTGGGAGAGGTTTGCTCGCGTGGCCAAGGATGTGCAGGTGCAGGTGGCGAAGATCGATGTGACTACGTCACCCTCGCTCAGTGGACGCTTCTTCGTCACCGCCCTGCCCACCATCTACCAGTGAGCGACTCATAGTCCTTTATACCCAAGAAATACAGAGCATAATCCACGTAATCATTTGTAGCGTAAAGGATGGCGAGTTCCGGCAGTATCGTGGAGCCCGTGATGGCGACGCCCTCCTCTACTTCGTGAAGAAGCAGCAGTGGCAGAGCATCGAACCGCTGTCCG
This sequence is a window from Drosophila teissieri strain GT53w chromosome 2R, Prin_Dtei_1.1, whole genome shotgun sequence. Protein-coding genes within it:
- the LOC122613616 gene encoding synaptosomal-associated protein 29, which translates into the protein MAHNYLQPVHNHFDDVDRFEDVDDDLFLQNKRTGAAKLPQQRSTNPFDMDDDDEDEITSSPSVAAQRLAYAEKRRAIEQRTLDSTNKSLGLLYETQEVGKATAVELAKQREQLEKTSHQLDEISSTLRFSQRHLTGLKSVFGGLKNYLSGNRDQPPTATGSPTGSQSSQEANSNINMGACGGASPSAPLSPAERYDNHPVSQLRGDPSSTYHPQRQAANPFQAQIDSNLEEMCSNLSVLKMLATDLGGEIESQNELLDNMNYKIEDVDLKIHKQNKDMSKLLKK
- the LOC122613614 gene encoding inactive peptidyl-prolyl cis-trans isomerase shutdown encodes the protein MEENFQPFTTQLLKNPLSFSDLVEKGAEFELDMSQKNNTRDLGLDSESDYEDAEDVDNEELRSPWNHSFDELRALMSEIDEHIYKRITRTGHVDRDAVPIKARVSVRYSGYWEGESAPFDSSLLRGTKFEFETGQGTVVEGLEAAVRTMRPYEQAEFIISYKLLFGELGCPPRIKPKADALFKVEVIDYSLIGDAEGIDAIPKEDRDKFCVVYPKAQDLHLHGKDCVKRGRYRDAATAFERAVSSLNYCRMANDEEEHKQTELLITLNTNLMIVYNKLNKPKRACIMMKALRHLTVENPSCKALYQEGRALAALGEYDVARKAFLQAQSKQPENKEISDEIISMNKRISKYKEATRDLWTRALSVNNSKPEVRKTAAQLEKEAKEQDFKDSMEDVIRQFKNGSDQKVTFSRKSFSDAQFDTTCKLVKEYNLKLTLSPVQEDVLTLSKSEVKSA
- the LOC122613617 gene encoding uncharacterized protein LOC122613617 — encoded protein: MAEAKTFIQNVLGIDGRNASTSRGELPMASSFFCPLLLFFLWIVSLIILGCICVCCKFVKSESFTSYDSDSFELQQVHILEPTLGHVKGCACLECLHRQLSTEFEQINGK